A single window of Channa argus isolate prfri chromosome 12, Channa argus male v1.0, whole genome shotgun sequence DNA harbors:
- the LOC137137830 gene encoding high affinity immunoglobulin epsilon receptor subunit alpha-like, with amino-acid sequence MDQTSLQTLLLVLPLLCDTTNQARLTVSPSFSQLFEGQSVSLSCEEDDSSNAVLLWRNTTRDNRTECGANWGKSNGSSCFIKYISSLDSGVYWCESRDGSTSNSITITVTGGAVILQSPVLPVMEGHDVSLRCAMKNSSKLPADFYKDGSLIRTEPTGHMTIHHVTKSDEGLYKCHISSHGESPPSWIYVTEKPSTTPPPTSTYSSSTSTSSAPSSHLQPVLLSIPLICAPVLLVLLLLLVRPHIQRKLKADEVNTEEDITHDVTYMGVQILHHERQQQPVRRSRESEPEVIYSSLKSTFTPSQQ; translated from the exons ATGGACCAAACATCTCTTCAAACTCTGCTCC TTGTGCTGCCTCTGCTGTGTGacacaacaaaccaag ctcGTCTTACTGTGAGTCCCAGcttctctcagctgtttgaaggacagtctgtgtctctgagctgtgaggaggacgacagcTCTAATGCTGTGCTGCTGTGGAGGAACACAACCAGAGACAACAGGACTGAGTGTGGAGCTAACTGGGGAAAATCTAATGgttcttcctgtttcatcaaATACATTAGCTCActggacagtggagtttactggtgtgagtcaaGAGacggatcaaccagtaacagcatcaccatcactgtcactg gtggagcagtgatcctgcagagtcctgtcctccctgtgatggagggacatgatgtctctctgcgcTGTGCAATGAAGAActcctccaagctcccagctgatttctataaagatggctccctcatcaggactgagcctacaggtcacatgaccatccaccatgttaccaagtctgatgaaggcctctacaagtgtcacatcagcagtcatggagagtctccacccagctggatctacgtcacag AAAAACCCTCCACCACACCTCCACCTACATCCACCTACTCCTCCTCCACTTCTACTTCCTCAGCTCCGTCCTCTCATCTTCAGCCTGTGTTATTGTCTATTCCATTGATTTGTGCTCCAGTTCTACTGGTGTTACTGCTTCTACTTGTGCGACCACATATTCAGAGGAAACTTAAAg CTGATGAAGTAAACACTGAGGAAGATATCACACATGATGTCACATACATGGGCGTCCAAATATTACATCATGAACGTCAACAACAGCCAGTGAGACGAAGCAGAG
- the LOC137137834 gene encoding high affinity immunoglobulin epsilon receptor subunit alpha-like, which produces MSSHHSGTKGETCLQCLIFVMSLLSCSTNQARLSVSPSSSQLFKGQSVSLSCEEDDSSARWTLRRNTSREKMTQCGVDWGRLAGSSCNISVTASLDSGVYWCESRDGSTSNSITITVTGGAVILQSPVLPVMEGHDVSLHCQTKRPPSKLPADFYKDGSLIRTEPTGHMTIHHVTKSDEGLYKCNISSHGESPPSWIYVTEKPTTPPPSTTPLKSTPSPAATSLHLWFILLLHLVVFCPYFISTVLMVSLYGHRLTGNHLPVSMVTTSPTPTQGLADDYDDLITGVTTQHHF; this is translated from the exons ATGAGCTCACATCACAGTGGCACAAAGGGAGAAACATGTCTTCAATGTCTGATCT TTGTGATGTCACTGCTGAGCTGCTCAACAAACCAAG CTCGTCTGTCTGTGAGTCCCAGCAGCTCCCAGCTGTTTAAAGGacagtctgtgtctctgagctgtgaggaggacgacagctctgctagatggacactgaggaggaacacaagcAGAGAAAAGATGACTCAGTGTGGAGTTGACTGGGGAAGATTAGCGGGTTCTTCCTGTAACATCAGTGTAACAGCTTCattggacagtggagtttactggtgtgagtccagagacggatcaaccagtaacagcatcaccatcactgtcactg gtggagcagtgatcctgcagagtcctgtcctccctgtgatggagggacatgatgtctctctgcactgtcaaacaaagaggcctccctccaagctcccagctgatttctataaagatggctccctcatcaggactgagcctacaggtcacatgaccatccaccatgttaccaagtctgatgaaggcctctacaagtgtaacatcagcagtcatggagagtctccacccagctggatctacgtcacag aaaaacctacaacacCACCTCCATCTACCACACCCCTTAAATCAACACCGTCCCCTGCTGCTacctccctccatctctggTTCATTCTGCtcctccacctggtggtgttctgtccatacttcatctccactgtcctcaTGGTGTCTTTATATGGACACAGACTCACAG GAAATCACCTGCCCGTCTCCATGGTGACAACCTCGCCCACCCCAACTCAGGGATTGGCTGATGACTATGATGATCTCATCACTGGAGTCACCACGCAGCATCACTTCTGA